accagctggATGAATTCAGAACTTagtgttcttgaattcacaactcgatctatgaattcacaactaaatctagaattcacaaccagctcgatgaattcacaactgaatcgttagtgttggttgtgaatttgagatttaaagcttgaattcacaactagttgtttttgttgtgaattcgagttttaaaattagaattcacaatcagtttgatgaattcacgactgaattgctagtgttagttgtgaatttgagttttaaatctcgaattcacaactaattgttttggttgtaaatttgagttttaaaattagaattaccagtttgatgaattcacaactgaattactagtgttagttgtgaattcgggTTTTAAATATCGAATttacaaccaactctattgctagttgtgaattcaagtagtcgtaaatttgagttttaaagcttgaattcacgactaacaatatttgtagttgtgaattcatgcaAATTCAGAACTAagactatttttagttgtgaattcaaactttaaaactcaaattcacaactacttgaattcacaaccaaaaaattctggttgtgaattccacTGATTGTGAAATGCGCGAATTTTTTGAAGGGtgatgtttaaagggtaaaatgttAAGTGTGGccaattttttaagtttttattttagtggacaatttttaaatttactaaaagaaataggctattttcaaaatccactctttatattaatataaatttctctaaaaaaattatttttaagataaagagttctaaaatgaacaaatatcaGTTTTATCTATTTAGTTGCATTAAAAtatcataataaaaaaatagaaaaatataaaaatgaatctaatacaaatataaaaaaacaaaataaaatatatatgaagtaGATAAAAGGAATGAAAGATAAGAAACGTAACATTGTATTTGGAGAAATGAGAAATGACAAAGAAAAGATgatagatgagagagaaaaataataattttatgactttaactgataataacttattcgatataaatttatttttataatttttatatcaaattaaagatattgtcattatctttaatttaatatctatattgaatatttttttatggatcaaaattgatgatttttagTTATCGTTAgacttcttttttatatataatatagattttATGTTGAGAGCATAAATCGAAGGTGATACTATATTTGCTATTGCTAGCAAAACTACTCACAGGAGCTTTATGAAAATTTGATTGGAGAATGGTGGATGGGAACCGGACACCCACACACCCAAATTGTGTAAGTCGGCAGCATCTTTAAcacccaaaaaataaattcggccaaatgaatttgaatttgattgcGATTCATAACTCCCATCACACTTAGGCATTCACTGGCATccactctatctctctctctctcacacacacacgcacgcacaTTTCAATCGTTTTTCCAACTTTAAGACCATAATTACGTGCATTAAAATTATCCCAAGGGACAACTATGggaatttcaaaatatataaaataccaCTTCTGCTATCTCTCGATTTGGAAATGAGCAATTCAACACGGTTTAATTTATGTTTACAAAATTATGTTCGCATTGTCATTCTAGCGACGGaattatcattatatatatcttaGAAAATCTCATAATCACCAACTAATAAATATTATCAaaatatcattttcttaagTTAGATCGAACAAAAGACGTAGGTACTAGTTAATCAAACGAAGGGATGTCCAATTACGAAAATGACCACAACCGACACCTCacatcaataaataaaatagagataAACCACAAGAATATTACTCCAGAAGAAAGTACTAACAAAAGTCACGAGATGGAATAAATTTTAAACAAAAGCGCAAAACAATAATGTAGACAAAATTATTAACACCAATAAAACAATCACAATtataagcaacacaaaaaagtTGGTAAAGAGTCACAAACGTACAAGCACTTTTCCTGGGCGTACAATACAGCTGAAGCGTATATTTACCCTTAATTGAGTAGGAATGTACGAATCTGGACAGTCGACCAGCATGCCACCACCCCTCCCACGGCGGCGCCACCTGCCTCAGTAGATTCTGGGTTGACCAATAGTCCAAGAACAAAACTCCccccaaaaataaaacaagtgTGCAGAATAAGAATTGTATGGCACAGAATCTGATCAAAATTTCACGCATTCCGATTCTCCGTGTGTGCGTCAGCATGTAATTTGTCCGAAGCCCGCCTCCCTGTCTCCAACTCAATTATTCTGGGTTATAATCCTCTGCGGCGGCCATCATGTGTCGGCAATTAATAACTCGTGTTTGAACAAATCATACGGCGACCATAGATAGTCCAAGGTACAAGCCTTTTTAGCGTCGAGCCTGAGCCACGGCTTCCCTTTGCCGCTCCAGTGCAGCAGGCTCACTGGACCGGGGTGGAGATCGCGGCACAGCCCTTGGAGATTGTCGCCGCCGAGGCCGTGCTGGTTCCAGCGGTGCTCCACCGGGGAAACATTTCCGGCGAAGACGAGGAGGAAGGGCGGGAGGGAGCCGAGCTCGTAGATTCTGTAACGCTTTTGGATCCTCATCCAGTGCTCGAGCTTGTGCGTGAATCCGTGGCGGCGCCACTTGATGAGGTCGATGACCATTACTCCGGTATTGAAGTAGCAGGGGTTGCGGCGGCGGAAGGTGGCGCCGAAGAAGGGGGTGGACCAGAATTTGGGGGTGAAGTAGTGGGAGAAGTTTGCATGGCAGTATTCGGGGGCGCCGAGGACGTGGGAATTGAGGTCGATTCGCCAGAGCTTGGCAATGTCGTCGACGACGATGAGGTCGGAGTCGAGGTAGATGATGCGGCGGAGGGAGGGGGGGAGGAGGTCGGGGAGGTAGATGCGGGCGTAGTTGAGGGGCTGGTCGAGGGCGCGGCGGACGGAGGAGGAGATGAGGTGGAGGACGGAAGCAGGGTTGAAGGGGTAGAGGTGGAAGCGGAGGTAGGGGAAGGTGGCGCCCACGGTGGCGCGGAGGTgggggtggtggtgggggaTGGAGAGGAAGTGGAAGACGGTGTTTTCGGGGCAGGTGGAGTGCTGGAGGACGGAGAGGACGGCGGCGATGGAGCCGCGGAGGTAGGGGGTCGAGTAGTCCAGGGTCATGGCGATGTGGACCACGTCGCTCCACTTGTCGCACGACTTGCCGTTGCGGAATGCCGGCGCCTCCTTGAATTGGGGCTCACCCGTGCCGCCGCCGGACTGTGTCATCAGGAGAAGAACCAGAAGCCGGAGAATGGGAGGCATGCTCATTAATTACTCTGCTCGCCTCAACCTTGGCTTGGATTATGGCGAGGACAATGTCTCCCGAATTGCCATTTATACCCCTCCCCATTTTTTTTCAAGTTAGGGAATAATTATTGCAAAATTTGATTATATACCATGCTCCCATCCATCCTCGCCGCACATTGCTCACCACCCATTCTCGCCCAGCGATCACCTCCCTcataaaatttttataactcatTCTTATTCTAACTTATTAACTTACTTCTTTGCTGCATACGTTTCTCTATCTTAGAAAAAAGTTGCATAGATGATGTggattttatatatgtatgtggaCAGATAATTTGTAAGAACTAATATATGTAATTCTTAATTTCTTTTTGTGCTACTAGAATAGTACTTGATGTGATCAGAcctttttattattgtttttagtgacatgatatttttattatttttgaagaTTTTAGACATTCAATCTTTTTGTTACTCTGATAtagaaaattattaataaatcaTAAACCAAACCGCATCAAATTGTATagatactccattcgtcccattccaaatgtctcattttctattttggattgtcctatttcaaatgtctcatttccttttttggcaatacacactctctctatacttaatatttaaacaattttcatcaacccactttatctactttatatacatttcttaattttcgtgctcaaaagaaatgagacatttggagcgggacggagggagtacacttttttttatttatttaaaaaaaatgttaaatcttattttatgatttaACTTGATTTCAATGAAACATCGCACCAAATCAAACCACAAAGCGAACACCTCCACCATAAAATGGGTCGAACAAATTTTTAAGTTGACTCAGTTCttcttaattttataaatattatattgaattaaattataaaaaaataatgcatGTGCATTTCTAGATACATGTGCACTAaattaagtactccctccgtccccaaaataagctCCTCTTTGgagacggcacgggttttaagaaaaagtggtaaaatgtattgatagtgaagaaaaatatgttataattagtattgggagtagtgaaaaggtgaaaaagtgttataattagtattgagagtggtgaaaaagtgaaaagtaagaataaataaagtattattagtggtggggtagttgtccaaaaatggaaagaaagaaagaggaacttatttggggacgtcccaaaaaggaaaaagatgaacttatttcagggacggggggagtattatttaacaTATATACTCAATTAATAATGTCGGATGCCTCCATTGATTTGTTAATTAATGCACGAAGAAGGTGAGTCGAACGGTGTGATGAAATTCATATTATCctctttgaaatttaaattctTTAGTAATTCAACTAAAACAGAATTTAACAAACATCCGCATGTAACAAACCatttttataacaaaaaatTCCGCAACTATTGTCCGACTGACTAGATAAAAATCAACTTgtataaaataattcataaaatgcaactaaaaaaattgaatgaacTCGACTGGTATAGTATTCCACAAGAAGAAACAGAGTGGGGGTATATTGGTCACTTTGCACAAGGAGTGTGGATTGTATTTAGTGTAAGTGGACCCACCATTATATATGAAATCCAGGCTGGAAAGCCAACAACTATAATCTGTGATTTAGTTAAATACATTAATGAGAGAGCAAAAATCCTGTGGTGGTAGTTGCAGGAACAGCCTTTATGCAGCCGGACACTGTGGACCGTCTGTTACACTGGATCACTCGAACAAATGAAGCGGACGGTCCAGATTTCATCACTAACTGTACTGTCTTACTGTAAGCTATTGCTAATTACGAAATCAACTAACTCTTGGATTCTGATTTTTATTAGAAGAAGAGATGCAAAAAAGGGCAATTGACTAAAAATCCCAATGCGCCAGATGTTGTACTGTAATTAAACGCCCCTAATTATGGAAACTTCCATTGATTAATGGTTTTATTCTGCGTTTCCTTTCGGGGATTATTTCCCTTTACCGTTAAGCAACGTACTGCTTGTCGATTTGGTTTTGGTACTATAGTACAATTGGGTTGCACCTTGATCCGCATCCTAACTCAAATTCGTATCCTAATCTGAATcgtataaatgatactatt
The genomic region above belongs to Salvia miltiorrhiza cultivar Shanhuang (shh) chromosome 5, IMPLAD_Smil_shh, whole genome shotgun sequence and contains:
- the LOC130986353 gene encoding probable galacturonosyltransferase-like 3 — its product is MSMPPILRLLVLLLMTQSGGGTGEPQFKEAPAFRNGKSCDKWSDVVHIAMTLDYSTPYLRGSIAAVLSVLQHSTCPENTVFHFLSIPHHHPHLRATVGATFPYLRFHLYPFNPASVLHLISSSVRRALDQPLNYARIYLPDLLPPSLRRIIYLDSDLIVVDDIAKLWRIDLNSHVLGAPEYCHANFSHYFTPKFWSTPFFGATFRRRNPCYFNTGVMVIDLIKWRRHGFTHKLEHWMRIQKRYRIYELGSLPPFLLVFAGNVSPVEHRWNQHGLGGDNLQGLCRDLHPGPVSLLHWSGKGKPWLRLDAKKACTLDYLWSPYDLFKHELLIADT